Proteins found in one Thermogemmatispora onikobensis genomic segment:
- a CDS encoding MBL fold metallo-hydrolase — MEISWLGHSCFQLRGKQVTLITDPFAPQTEVAPQQKEPLRLGKVSASIVTISHEHPNHNYVRAVQGNPRIVRGPGEYEISDVLITGVASYHDNQRGRERGRNTIYVIHIDGIVVCHLGDLGHTLQEEQLEEVADADVLLVPIGGEHTLNASQAAEVISQVVPRIVIPMHYYPLAADGSQSLPEALVTFCREMGVESLNPQPKLVISQSNLPTETQVVILSCRSLS; from the coding sequence ATGGAGATTTCCTGGCTCGGCCACTCCTGTTTTCAGTTGCGAGGAAAACAAGTCACACTCATCACGGACCCGTTCGCTCCCCAGACGGAAGTCGCCCCGCAGCAGAAGGAGCCTCTGCGCCTGGGTAAGGTCAGCGCCTCGATTGTCACCATCAGTCACGAGCATCCCAATCACAACTACGTCCGCGCAGTGCAGGGGAATCCCCGTATTGTGCGCGGGCCGGGCGAGTACGAGATCAGCGACGTGCTGATCACCGGCGTCGCCTCCTATCATGACAATCAGCGGGGGCGCGAACGTGGGCGCAATACCATCTATGTGATTCACATAGATGGCATCGTCGTTTGCCATCTCGGCGATCTGGGTCATACCCTACAAGAAGAGCAGCTTGAGGAAGTCGCCGATGCGGACGTCCTCTTAGTGCCCATCGGTGGCGAGCACACCCTCAACGCCTCGCAGGCGGCTGAAGTGATCAGCCAGGTGGTGCCGCGCATCGTCATTCCCATGCACTACTACCCTCTGGCAGCCGACGGCTCGCAGTCGCTGCCTGAAGCGCTGGTGACCTTTTGCCGCGAGATGGGCGTGGAGTCGCTCAATCCCCAGCCCAAACTCGTGATCTCGCAGAGCAATCTGCCAACGGAAACACAGGTCGTGATCCTCTCTTGCCGCAGTCTGAGCTAA
- the secG gene encoding preprotein translocase subunit SecG, with translation MNTLQAWAPALRVIQIILSVAVILFILLQARSAGLGSIFGGTSAGSVFKTRRGVERLIFNLTVIFVVLFALVSVVMMLLPA, from the coding sequence TTGAATACGTTGCAAGCCTGGGCCCCGGCTCTCCGGGTGATTCAGATTATTCTGTCTGTGGCTGTTATTCTCTTTATCTTGTTGCAGGCACGCAGCGCCGGCCTGGGCAGTATCTTCGGCGGGACCAGCGCCGGCTCGGTCTTTAAAACACGCCGCGGGGTGGAGCGCCTGATCTTTAATTTGACCGTCATCTTTGTGGTGCTCTTCGCTCTGGTCTCGGTGGTGATGATGTTGCTTCCCGCTTAG
- a CDS encoding serine/threonine-protein kinase, translating into MMEQPLSFSAEAGLAEEAGSKPGEVERLLPPEAPRELGHYRLVRLLGRGGFAEVYLGEHRYLGTAVAIKLLRARLDPEILQRFCAEARLVARLDHPHIVRIFDFVLLEEQGLAFLVMEYAPGGTLRQRHPRGSRLHPATILLYLQQIGAALDYAHRQRCIHCDIKPENMLIGRDGSLLLSDFGIASLAGQSQGDWPQAEAIAGTLAYMAPEQLAGQPQLASDQYALGVVVYEWLCGECPFRGSPAEVLAQHVQAPPPSLRQRVPTLPPALVAVVERALAKQPEARFATVLEFVRAYEQALGQALRPRPRFRPPARFSQDQVERPTRRALMVGMTSLAASGLLGGGLTWLAFSSSQLHPSRPPLPDCPLPLSQPTRQPLEGPAQVTPTRPVPQEHQGQHHASSSSPPLFPRAWPSAVSRSSGSARPEQHRVP; encoded by the coding sequence ATGATGGAGCAACCGCTGAGTTTTTCGGCTGAGGCGGGCCTGGCCGAGGAGGCTGGCAGTAAGCCTGGAGAGGTGGAGCGGCTCCTGCCGCCGGAGGCGCCGCGCGAGCTGGGCCATTATCGTCTGGTGCGCCTGCTGGGCCGTGGGGGCTTTGCTGAGGTCTACCTGGGTGAGCATCGCTATCTGGGAACCGCGGTGGCCATTAAGCTCCTGCGGGCTCGCCTGGACCCTGAGATTCTGCAGCGCTTCTGCGCGGAGGCCCGCCTCGTGGCTCGCCTGGACCACCCTCATATTGTGAGGATCTTCGATTTTGTCCTGCTGGAGGAGCAGGGCCTGGCTTTTTTAGTGATGGAGTATGCTCCTGGCGGGACTTTGCGCCAGCGTCATCCCCGTGGTAGCCGCTTGCATCCGGCGACGATCCTGCTCTATTTGCAGCAGATTGGGGCCGCTCTGGACTATGCGCACCGTCAGCGCTGCATTCATTGCGATATTAAGCCGGAGAATATGCTGATTGGGCGCGATGGCTCGCTGTTGTTGAGCGATTTCGGCATTGCGTCCCTGGCCGGCCAGAGCCAGGGGGACTGGCCACAGGCAGAGGCCATTGCGGGAACGCTGGCCTATATGGCGCCGGAACAGCTGGCGGGTCAACCGCAGTTGGCCAGCGATCAGTATGCGCTGGGAGTGGTGGTCTATGAGTGGCTGTGCGGGGAGTGCCCTTTTCGTGGTTCGCCTGCTGAGGTGTTGGCCCAGCATGTGCAGGCGCCACCACCGTCGCTGCGTCAGCGCGTGCCCACCCTGCCGCCGGCGCTGGTCGCCGTGGTGGAGCGGGCCCTGGCAAAGCAGCCGGAGGCGCGTTTTGCGACAGTGCTGGAGTTTGTGCGAGCTTATGAGCAGGCCCTGGGCCAGGCTCTCCGTCCCCGCCCTCGCTTCCGTCCTCCTGCGCGGTTCTCGCAGGACCAGGTCGAGCGTCCGACACGGCGGGCCTTGATGGTGGGGATGACTAGCCTGGCAGCCAGCGGCTTGCTTGGTGGCGGGTTGACCTGGCTGGCTTTTTCTTCGTCTCAGCTGCACCCCAGTCGCCCGCCACTGCCCGATTGCCCGCTGCCGCTGAGTCAGCCAACCAGACAGCCGCTTGAGGGGCCAGCCCAGGTGACGCCCACCAGACCAGTCCCCCAGGAGCATCAGGGCCAGCACCATGCTTCTTCTTCTTCTCCTCCTCTCTTTCCCCGAGCGTGGCCTTCCGCTGTCTCGCGGTCGTCTGGGTCCGCGCGTCCTGAGCAGCACCGTGTACCTTGA
- a CDS encoding MFS transporter: MEKRIEGEGEGQKAQPSRASSRGARLRLLLAYDGYNLATNATLSSAVWMIYLARHGYSPLAIGLLEMTLHVTKLCAEIPTGIYADLLGRRRSLLVYCGLSAAAMLGLAWPLGPLVVLSFMLWGLAFAFRGGAEEALLWGLARRLVTGEGQQQRYFRRLISRMYLLALVAEAASTSLGGLLGQVQEVLPFLVQAALALLGMLPLLALPEERGSSQRQPLRHLLQGLRAVRSDRVLVALLALAGLVEGCGLTIYYYHQLYLVGLGLTLAQVGLVIAASQVISFGCTALAPALLARLRQSHLLVGLLVALAGGLLLMSLPLVPLSLAGFLVLFQGAYALWQPVVSTWLNERSPEAQRATVLSLQTGLFSAAMVTLFPLFGLGVGEMSYRSLYRALALLASGGLLLAGLGSLLWGGQRGLRGSQKQSEQP, translated from the coding sequence ATGGAAAAGCGGATCGAGGGCGAGGGCGAGGGACAGAAAGCCCAGCCGTCGAGGGCATCGTCGCGCGGCGCTCGCCTGCGCCTCTTACTGGCCTACGACGGGTATAATCTGGCGACGAATGCGACCTTGAGTAGCGCGGTCTGGATGATCTATCTGGCGCGCCACGGCTATAGTCCCCTGGCCATCGGCTTGCTGGAGATGACTTTGCATGTGACGAAGCTGTGCGCGGAGATTCCCACGGGGATCTACGCCGATTTGCTGGGGCGGCGTCGCAGTCTGTTGGTGTACTGCGGTCTGTCGGCAGCGGCGATGCTCGGCCTGGCCTGGCCACTTGGGCCGTTGGTTGTGCTGAGCTTTATGCTTTGGGGCCTGGCTTTCGCTTTCCGTGGCGGCGCTGAGGAGGCGCTGCTTTGGGGCCTGGCGCGGCGTCTGGTGACTGGCGAGGGCCAGCAGCAGCGCTACTTTCGTCGCTTGATTAGTCGCATGTATCTGCTGGCGCTCGTTGCGGAGGCGGCCAGTACGAGCCTCGGGGGGCTACTTGGCCAGGTGCAGGAAGTGCTGCCGTTCCTGGTTCAGGCAGCCCTGGCGCTGCTGGGGATGCTGCCCTTGCTGGCACTACCGGAGGAACGTGGCAGTAGCCAGCGCCAGCCGCTACGGCATTTGCTGCAGGGATTGCGGGCAGTGCGCAGCGATCGGGTGTTGGTTGCTCTGCTTGCGCTGGCGGGCCTGGTTGAGGGCTGCGGCCTGACCATTTATTACTACCACCAGCTCTATCTGGTCGGTCTGGGGCTGACGCTGGCCCAGGTGGGCCTGGTGATCGCTGCCAGCCAGGTGATCAGCTTCGGCTGCACCGCCCTGGCTCCGGCGCTGCTGGCGCGGCTGAGACAGAGCCATCTGCTGGTCGGGCTGCTGGTGGCGTTGGCCGGCGGGCTGCTGTTGATGAGCCTGCCACTGGTACCGCTCAGTCTGGCGGGTTTCCTGGTGCTCTTCCAGGGAGCGTACGCGCTCTGGCAGCCGGTGGTGAGTACCTGGCTCAATGAGCGCAGCCCCGAGGCTCAGCGGGCCACGGTGCTCTCTCTGCAGACGGGTCTCTTTAGTGCGGCAATGGTGACCCTCTTCCCGCTCTTCGGTCTGGGAGTAGGAGAAATGAGCTACCGCTCGCTCTATCGTGCGCTCGCGCTGCTGGCCAGTGGTGGTTTGCTGCTGGCCGGCCTGGGAAGCTTGCTCTGGGGAGGCCAGCGAGGACTTCGCGGGAGCCAGAAGCAGAGCGAGCAGCCCTGA